The following is a genomic window from Bacteroidales bacterium.
AGTGCAAGTAATACCTTACAAAGAATTAACTGCAACCGCCTGTTCTTAAATAGAAATATTGTTACTAATGACAATACGGGGATAATGATCATCAACAAGGTGACAGGGAATGTTTTGAAAACAGGTCCTGAAATTCCTGATATCCCAGCCAGTGTGAAAATAATAACAGTACCTGATTCATCTGAAAAATTAATAAATTCACCGCTCAGGAATAAAACAGATATCAGTGTTGTCAGAAAGAGGTATACAGTTTGAATTCTTTGAATCATAATAATAGAATTAGACACGACAAATTTAATTCCTTTTAAGTAATATAAAAACAATCAAATACAGTGCGAGTGATTTATGGTTTTTTAACATATTTTTAGAAAATCGCCATCCATGAAGGCTCATATTTTTCATACATTTGTGCCTTCAAACACCTCATTGAGCATTTATTATAAACTCATTATCTCAATAACATGAACAAAAGACTCCGCTTAACCATTACAATAATTCTTGTAGTTTTCCTGGGGGGAATCGTTTTTTATCCAAAGTACAAACCCTTGCTGGTAAAAAAGATGAATGTACCTGGTGCAGGTCAGGGAGCCGGACCGGTCAGGCAACAACAACAAAAACTCAATGCAGTTGGATACCTCATAGTTCCCACTCAGATGAGTGAGTTAATAAATTCAACCGGAACCCTTAGGCCAGATGAGGAGGTTGATCTTTCTTTTGAAACCGCAGGTAAAATTATTAAGATAAATTTTGTAGAAGGCACAAGAGTAAAACGCGGAGATCTTCTGGCAAAAATAAATGACAAGCCTCTGCAGGCT
Proteins encoded in this region:
- a CDS encoding DUF4293 domain-containing protein codes for the protein MIQRIQTVYLFLTTLISVLFLSGEFINFSDESGTVIIFTLAGISGISGPVFKTFPVTLLMIIIPVLSLVTIFLFKNRRLQLILCKVLLALISGLVISLVIYSYLVTRRYNAEIIPGIKMTIPAVQFILSYLAYRGIKKDDNLVKSYDRLR